From Electrophorus electricus isolate fEleEle1 chromosome 8, fEleEle1.pri, whole genome shotgun sequence, the proteins below share one genomic window:
- the smurf1 gene encoding E3 ubiquitin-protein ligase SMURF1 isoform X1: protein MSNPGTRRNGSSIKIRLTVLCAKNLAKKDFFRLPDPFAKVVVDGSGQCHSTDTVKSTLDPKWNQHYDLYIGKTDSITISVWNHKKIHKKQGAGFLGCVRLLSNAISRLKDTGYQRLDLCKLNASDSDAVRGQIVVSLQTRDRIGSGGPVVDCRGLLENEGPVYEDSGPGRPLSCFVEEPLPYTDPTGAAGGGNCRALESPSQEQRLQAQRVRNQETRGHAHTPQNRPHGHQSPDLPEGYEQRTTVQGQVYFLHTQTGVSTWHDPRIPRDLNSVSCEELGPLPPGWEIRSTVSGRIYFVDHNNRTTQFTDPRLHHIMSSQNSQVKESSQALPAQMEVPVEEVEGELSMRYERDLVQKLKVLRHELSLQQPQAGHCRIEVSREEIFEESYRQIMKMRPKDLKKRLMVKFRGEEGLDYGGVAREWLYLLCHEMLNPYYGLFQYSTDNIYTLQINPDSSINPDHLSYFHFVGRIMGLAVFHGHYINGGFTLPFYKQLLSKPIQLSDLETVDPELHKSLVWILENDITSVLDHTFCVEHNAFGKFLQHELKPNGRNIPVTEENKREYVRLYVNWRFMRGIEAQFLALQKGFNELIPQHLLKPFDHKELELIIGGLGKIDLNDWKANTRLKHCVADSNIVKWFWQAVESFDEERRGRLLQFVTGSTRVPLQGFKALQGSTGSAGPRLFTIHLIDANTDNLPKAHTCFNRIDIPPYESYEKLYEKLLTAVEETCGFAVE, encoded by the exons TATTATGTGCCAAGAATCTAGCAAAAAAAGACTTCTTCC GGTTGCCAGACCCTTTTGCCAAAGTCGTCGTAGATGGCTCAGGCCAGTGCCACTCCACAGACACAGTCAAGAGCACATTGGACCCCAAATGGAACCAGCATTATGACTT ataTATTGGGAAAACTGACTCAATCACTATTAGTGTATGGAACCATAAGAAGATCCATAAAAAGCAAGGGGCTGGCTTCCTAGGCTGTGTGAGGCTCCTGTCCAATGCCATCAGCAGACTCAAAGACACAGGCT ACCAGCGTCTGGACTTGTGCAAGCTGAACGCCTCAGACAGCGATGCAGTGCGAGGTCAGATAGTCG TTAGCCTCCAGACCAGAGACAGGATTGGCAGTGGCGGACCTGTGGTAGACTGTAGAGGACTGTTAGAAAATGAAGG ACCAGTCTATGAGGACTCTGGACCAGGGCGGCCCCTCAGTTGTTTTGTGGAGGAGCCTTTGCCCTACACAGACCCCACGGGGGCCGCCGGCGGGGGTAACTGCCGAGCTCTGGAGTCGCCCAGTCAGGAGCAGAGGCTCCAAGCACAACGCGTCCGAAACCAGGAGACCAGGGGTCACGCGCACACCCCTCAAAACCGGCCGCATGGGCACCAGTCACCCGACTTGCCTGAAGGCTACG AGCAGAGGACCACTGTGCAGGGCCAGGTCTACttcttgcacacacagaccgGCGTGAGCACGTGGCATGACCCCAGAATACCACG GGATCTGAACAGTGTGAGCTGTGAGGAGCTGGGCCCTCTGCCGCCTGGCTGGGAGATCAGGAGCACAGTGTCAGGAAGGATTTATTTTGTCGACCACAATAACAGAACCACACAATTCACAGACCCCAGATTACACCACATCATGAG CAGTCAGAACTCTCAGGTAAAGGAGTCGAGCCAGGCTTTGCCAGCACAGATGGAGGTTcctgtggaggaggtggagggagagctGTCTATGCGCTATGAGAGGGACCTTGTGCAGAAGCTGAAGGTGCTGCGTCATGAGCTCTCCCTGCAGCAGCCCCAGGCTGGCCACTGCCGCATAGAAGTATCCCGCGAGGAGATCTTTGAG GAGTCTTACAGGCAAATCATGAAGATGAGGCCCAAGGACCTGAAGAAGCGGCTCATGGTCAAGTTCCGTGGAGAAGAGGGCTTGGATTACGGTGGAGTGGCGAG GGAGTGGTTGTATCTCCTTTGTCATGAGATGCTGAATCCATACTATGGCCTGTTCCAGTACTCCACAGATAACATCTACACGCTGCAAataaacccagactcatccatcaaCCCT GACCACTTGTCATACTTCCACTTTGTGGGGCGAATCATGGGCCTGGCTGTGTTCCACGGCCACTACATCAACGGTGGATTCACACTACCCTTTTACAAGCAGCTTCTGAGCAAGCCCATCCAGCTCTCTGACCTGGAAACCGTGGACCCTGAGCTCCACAAAAGCCTTGTCTGGATCCT ggaGAATGACATCACATCTGTCCTGGATCATACGTTCTGTGTAGAACACAATGCCTTTGGCAAATTCCTTCAGCACGAGCTGAAGCCCAATGGCAGAAACATTCCTGTTACAGAGGAGAATAAGAGAGAATATGTGAG GCTCTACGTGAACTGGAGGTTCATGCGTGGCATTGAGGCCCAGTTCCTCGCTCTACAAAAAGGGTTCAATGAGCTCATCCCACAGCACCTGCTCAAGCCTTTTGACCACAAGGAGCTTGAG CTAATCATTGGAGGCCTGGGGAAGATCGATCTGAATGACTGGAAAGCCAATACGCGCCTGAAACACTGTGTGGCTGACAGCAACATAGTGAAGTGGTTCTGGCAAGCCGTGGAGTCTTTTGATGAGGAGCGGAGAGGGCGGCTGCTCCAGTTCGTCACGGGCTCCACACGTGTGCCCCTGCAAGGCTTCAAAGCACTCCAAG GTTCTACAGGTTCTGCAGGACCAAGACTGTTCACTATCCATTTGATCGATGCCAACACGGATAATTTACCCAAAGCCCACACATg CTTTAACCGTATCGACATTCCGCCTTATGAGTCTTACGAGAAGCTCTATGAGAAGCTCCTGACTGCCGTGGAGGAGACATGTGGCTTTGCTGTGGAGTGA
- the smurf1 gene encoding E3 ubiquitin-protein ligase SMURF1 isoform X2: MSNPGTRRNGSSIKIRLTVLCAKNLAKKDFFRLPDPFAKVVVDGSGQCHSTDTVKSTLDPKWNQHYDLYIGKTDSITISVWNHKKIHKKQGAGFLGCVRLLSNAISRLKDTGYQRLDLCKLNASDSDAVRGQIVVSLQTRDRIGSGGPVVDCRGLLENEGPVYEDSGPGRPLSCFVEEPLPYTDPTGAAGGGNCRALESPSQEQRLQAQRVRNQETRGHAHTPQNRPHGHQSPDLPEGYEQRTTVQGQVYFLHTQTGVSTWHDPRIPRDLNSVSCEELGPLPPGWEIRSTVSGRIYFVDHNNRTTQFTDPRLHHIMSSQNSQVKESSQALPAQMEVPVEEVEGELSMRYERDLVQKLKVLRHELSLQQPQAGHCRIEVSREEIFEESYRQIMKMRPKDLKKRLMVKFRGEEGLDYGGVAREWLYLLCHEMLNPYYGLFQYSTDNIYTLQINPDSSINPDHLSYFHFVGRIMGLAVFHGHYINGGFTLPFYKQLLSKPIQLSDLETVDPELHKSLVWILENDITSVLDHTFCVEHNAFGKFLQHELKPNGRNIPVTEENKREYVRLYVNWRFMRGIEAQFLALQKGFNELIPQHLLKPFDHKELELIIGGLGKIDLNDWKANTRLKHCVADSNIVKWFWQAVESFDEERRGRLLQFVTGSTRVPLQGFKALQGSAGPRLFTIHLIDANTDNLPKAHTCFNRIDIPPYESYEKLYEKLLTAVEETCGFAVE; the protein is encoded by the exons TATTATGTGCCAAGAATCTAGCAAAAAAAGACTTCTTCC GGTTGCCAGACCCTTTTGCCAAAGTCGTCGTAGATGGCTCAGGCCAGTGCCACTCCACAGACACAGTCAAGAGCACATTGGACCCCAAATGGAACCAGCATTATGACTT ataTATTGGGAAAACTGACTCAATCACTATTAGTGTATGGAACCATAAGAAGATCCATAAAAAGCAAGGGGCTGGCTTCCTAGGCTGTGTGAGGCTCCTGTCCAATGCCATCAGCAGACTCAAAGACACAGGCT ACCAGCGTCTGGACTTGTGCAAGCTGAACGCCTCAGACAGCGATGCAGTGCGAGGTCAGATAGTCG TTAGCCTCCAGACCAGAGACAGGATTGGCAGTGGCGGACCTGTGGTAGACTGTAGAGGACTGTTAGAAAATGAAGG ACCAGTCTATGAGGACTCTGGACCAGGGCGGCCCCTCAGTTGTTTTGTGGAGGAGCCTTTGCCCTACACAGACCCCACGGGGGCCGCCGGCGGGGGTAACTGCCGAGCTCTGGAGTCGCCCAGTCAGGAGCAGAGGCTCCAAGCACAACGCGTCCGAAACCAGGAGACCAGGGGTCACGCGCACACCCCTCAAAACCGGCCGCATGGGCACCAGTCACCCGACTTGCCTGAAGGCTACG AGCAGAGGACCACTGTGCAGGGCCAGGTCTACttcttgcacacacagaccgGCGTGAGCACGTGGCATGACCCCAGAATACCACG GGATCTGAACAGTGTGAGCTGTGAGGAGCTGGGCCCTCTGCCGCCTGGCTGGGAGATCAGGAGCACAGTGTCAGGAAGGATTTATTTTGTCGACCACAATAACAGAACCACACAATTCACAGACCCCAGATTACACCACATCATGAG CAGTCAGAACTCTCAGGTAAAGGAGTCGAGCCAGGCTTTGCCAGCACAGATGGAGGTTcctgtggaggaggtggagggagagctGTCTATGCGCTATGAGAGGGACCTTGTGCAGAAGCTGAAGGTGCTGCGTCATGAGCTCTCCCTGCAGCAGCCCCAGGCTGGCCACTGCCGCATAGAAGTATCCCGCGAGGAGATCTTTGAG GAGTCTTACAGGCAAATCATGAAGATGAGGCCCAAGGACCTGAAGAAGCGGCTCATGGTCAAGTTCCGTGGAGAAGAGGGCTTGGATTACGGTGGAGTGGCGAG GGAGTGGTTGTATCTCCTTTGTCATGAGATGCTGAATCCATACTATGGCCTGTTCCAGTACTCCACAGATAACATCTACACGCTGCAAataaacccagactcatccatcaaCCCT GACCACTTGTCATACTTCCACTTTGTGGGGCGAATCATGGGCCTGGCTGTGTTCCACGGCCACTACATCAACGGTGGATTCACACTACCCTTTTACAAGCAGCTTCTGAGCAAGCCCATCCAGCTCTCTGACCTGGAAACCGTGGACCCTGAGCTCCACAAAAGCCTTGTCTGGATCCT ggaGAATGACATCACATCTGTCCTGGATCATACGTTCTGTGTAGAACACAATGCCTTTGGCAAATTCCTTCAGCACGAGCTGAAGCCCAATGGCAGAAACATTCCTGTTACAGAGGAGAATAAGAGAGAATATGTGAG GCTCTACGTGAACTGGAGGTTCATGCGTGGCATTGAGGCCCAGTTCCTCGCTCTACAAAAAGGGTTCAATGAGCTCATCCCACAGCACCTGCTCAAGCCTTTTGACCACAAGGAGCTTGAG CTAATCATTGGAGGCCTGGGGAAGATCGATCTGAATGACTGGAAAGCCAATACGCGCCTGAAACACTGTGTGGCTGACAGCAACATAGTGAAGTGGTTCTGGCAAGCCGTGGAGTCTTTTGATGAGGAGCGGAGAGGGCGGCTGCTCCAGTTCGTCACGGGCTCCACACGTGTGCCCCTGCAAGGCTTCAAAGCACTCCAAG GTTCTGCAGGACCAAGACTGTTCACTATCCATTTGATCGATGCCAACACGGATAATTTACCCAAAGCCCACACATg CTTTAACCGTATCGACATTCCGCCTTATGAGTCTTACGAGAAGCTCTATGAGAAGCTCCTGACTGCCGTGGAGGAGACATGTGGCTTTGCTGTGGAGTGA